TCATCACATCTTATCGAGGTGGGGAGAGATCGTCAACTGCCGCGGGCATACAAACAAGCCACGGGGATGGAGGCAAAAGCGGCTTTTTTCGATCCGTCGAAGATCTGGAAGAGTTTTAAAGACAGGGGTTATTCGTAGCGCAAGGCGTCAATCGGATCCAGGGTGGCGGCCTTGTGGGCGGGGTAATAGCCAAACACCATTCCCACGAAGGCCGAGACGCTGAGCCCCACAAGGATAGCGATCAATGAAATCACCGTTGGCCATTCGAGGACGTTGCTGATAACGGCAGAGGAGGCGATCCCCAGGCCCACTCCGATCACCCCTCCCACCACGGTCAGGGTCACCGCCTCAATCAGAAACTGGAGGCGGACATCACTCTGGTGAGCGCCCACAGCCATCCGCAGGCCGATCTCGCGGGTGCGCTCGGTGACGGTGACCAGCATGATATTCATCGTGTTGATGCCGCCGATGAACAGCGCCAACGAGGCCACGGTGGCCAGCAGCAGGGTCATGATCCGGTTGGTCTCATTCACCATCTCCGCAATCTCGGTGTAATCCCGGATCGAGAAATCGTCGGGTTGGTCGGAGCGAAGATGATGGCGCTGACGCATCAGGGAGGTGATCTGGTCCTTGGCCATCCCGATTTGTTCGCGACTCACCACTGAGATGTACATGTCCTTGATGTAGCGGATGCCCAGCATCTTGCGCTGGGCCGTGGTCCACGGAATGATAATGTTGTCATCCTGGTCGGATCCCGTCACGCTGCTTCCTTTGGTTTCCAACACGCCCACGACCTTGTAAGGATTGCCGCGAATCCGGATGGTTTCCCCGACCGGATTCTTGCCCTCGGGGAAGAGCTGGTCGACGATCGTTTGGCCCAACACGGCGACCTTTTCAGCTGACGAGATGTCGGATTCAGAAAAATAATCCCCCTTGACCACATTCCAATGGCGGATGAGCCGATAATCCAGGTCAACGCCGTTGACCTGGGTATTCCAGTTGTGGTCTTCAAAACCCACCTGGGCGCGAAAATCCACATTGGGAGAAGCCAGCGCCACGGAGGGACACTGGTTCCGCACTGCCACCACGTCTTCGAACATCATGGTGTTGAACGCCGTTCGGACGCCCTGGATCTGCCGATTGCCGGCCTCCACGAACAGCATGTTCGTGCCCATGCTTTCCAACTTTTGAATCACTGCCCGGTTGGCGCCATCTCCAATGGAGACCATCGCGATGACCGCCGCAATGCCGATCGAAATGCCCAGCAGGGTAAGGGTCGCCCGCAGTTTGTGGCGCCCCAGCGCTTTCCATGCGGTAAAGATATTGATTCTCAGCCACTGCATTGTCGCAACCTCTCGATCGGACTCCTCAATAAGGACGTCAGAAGGTCCCTGTCCGTTGCAGTTTAGAATCTAAATTCCAAATACCAATAGCCAAATTCCAAGTAAAATCCAAAAACCAAATTCCAAACAGAGTCCAAATTACAGGAAAAACTTAATGATCATGTGCAAATGGAGCGTCAGCTCCTGTTGTTTTGCCTCCGCCTTTGTTTGGCATGTTTGGAATTTGGTTTTTATTTGGAATTTGGAATTTGAAATTGGAATTTTACTCCGACTCCTCATCAATGTTTCAGATTAACGTGGTCCAGTGCGCTCCGGATCCCGGCGGCGATCCTTACCGCCGGTCCTTCTCCCCAGAAATGCAGGAAGAACAGGCGCGGGTCCTCGTCCAACATGTGATTGTGAAGGGCGGTCACGGAAATTCCCGCAGATCGAAGGGCCTGGATCACAGGGTTGACTTCGCTGGCGATGAGCACAAAGTCGCCCGTGGTCGCGACCCCTTCGGGGGCATCCTGAATGTTAATGAAATTGGCGGTCCCCATCAGCGGGGGAATCTCCTCTCCGTGCGCACGGATGGTTTCAGCCCGCGGAAAACCGAAAGAGAGCACTCCAGCACTCTCAGAGCCCTTCCTCCCCAGGATTTCCTCGATTTTCTTGCCGTCGAATTTGATGGCTTGAGCGGTGGACTTCTTCACGGCATCTGAGTGCGGGCCCAGTGCCAGCGGAGTAGCCGTCGTCGCGAGCGCAGCCTTCAAGGTTTTTGCAAGGGTTTCGGCGTTGCCGTGCGCCATGTAATGCATGTACATCACGTGGGGGGTCTCGCCGAGCAGGTGGTTGTGGAGGGCGGAGATCATGACGCCGCCGGCTTCAAGCCGGTCCACCACCCCTTCGATTTCACCCTGCAGGAGCACAAGGTCACCCATCATGGTGGCAGAGTCTTCAGTCCCTGTGAACGCCACCCAGGAACCCAGGGCCAATCCCGGCTTTAGCGTCACTCCCCCCAGCGTCACCTTCAGGTCAGTGCGGGGAAATCCGAACTTTACAGTCCCCCCACTGTAAGTTCCTGTCCTTCCCAATACCGCTTCGACCTTCTTCCAGGAAGTCGCTTCACCTTCTGCCAAAGAAAGGGCCGGCGGGAGGACCAAGAGCGTGGCCATTGAGACGATACAAAGAATACGGAACCATGTCGAAAATCTATTCATCGAGTTCATTGTGGACTCCTTGTTTAAGATCAGTTGTCAGTTCTCAGTTGTCAGTGAAGAGCGAGACTTGAGCGGTTTGACAGTGACGCCAGACGGCAGAGATAAGGAGGGGGACCTCAATCACAACCGACCACTCAATTCCTCTCTTTCGATGTCCGCCAAACTGGATCCGAATCTCGTACGCAGTCAGATTGGAAGACCATAGAGCTGAACAGTTTTTCAACTGACAACTGGCAACCGACAACTAACCTCTGACAACTGGTTACTGGCAACTGTTCTTCACTGCTTGCAGAATTCATACAACGCATCATAAACCGGAAATTGTTTTTCCAGGCGCTCTTCATCGGAGGTGCAGGTCTTGGAAAACCCATTGGCGATGGCGTAGAGTCCCGCGCTTTCAGGCGCGGCATGCATTTCACGGGGGATGTCCGCGCCATGCACGATGAGAGCGAGTCGTGCCAGGGCTGGATTCCCCTTTAAATGGAATTCTTCGAGGATGGTTTCAAACGAACAGTATCCATCGCGATGATTCAACTTAACACCCGGATTTTTTGGGACGTCAAAGGGCGTTGCCTCGAGGTCCCGGGACCGCTCCAGGATCACCGCCTCCTGGACAAAGATGAATTCCGCGCTCGGATCGATAAAGCGTTTGATCAGCCAAGGGCAGGCCACCCGATCGACCTTTACATTTTCTCGAGTAATCCATTTCATGCATTCACCTCCTGGGTCTTATCATGAACAGAAACGAGAAAGAAGAGGGCTCCCGCTACCCCGCAGAGAAAGGCAGCGTGGAATGTGGCGTTGGGTGAAAGGATGTGCCAGAGCCATCCTCCGACCGCGGCCGCCGGGGTCACCGAAATGTTCCGGATAAAGTAGTAAAGCCCGACATGACGTCCCCGGCATTGTTCATCCGCAAAGTTCACAATCATCGCCTTCCGCGCTGGTTCCCCGAACTCGCGGAGGCCTCCGACCACAAAGGCGCCGAACATTTGCGGGAAGCTCCGGGCATGCGCCACCATCAGGGGGAAAAGGGCGAAGCAGATGAATGTGAAAAATACGAGCGGCTTCCGTCCGACGCGGGAGGCCAAAGCAGCCGCCGGGAGATACCCCGCGATGGCGGTGGTCATTTGGACGCCGACCAGCAGTCCAAATTGTTTCGGGTTCAGGCCAATGATGTTGATGGCGTAAATCACGATAAAGATCTCGGCGATCCCCTCCGCGAGTCTCGCGAGAATGTCGGAAAACAGGAGCTGCTTGAGGACGGGCGAAAAACTCCGGAAGAGCAGGACCATCCCGCCGGCGGGACGGGAAAGCGAGGATGGAGTTTGAAGATAGAACCTCTGTTGAAGGATCATGGCGAACAGAGCCATCAGGACGGCGACGGCCAGCCCCGTCCGGACTCCGCGAACCATCCCCTCACGAGCGATCAGCAGTCCCCCCAGGACGGGGGCAATGACGATGGGCAGTCGTTTCAGCAACGATTGCCACGAAAACCCCAGCGTCCTTCGCTCGCTGGACAGGGAGGCTCCGATCGCGGCGAAGATGGCAGGGGACCCCAGGGACGACCAGCTCATGACAAATAAAACTCCGATGAAAAGCATCCACGGTCGCGAGCTGAGCAAGTAGATGACATAGCCACAAGCCGCCATCCCGGCGAATAGGGTCAAAGCCTGCCGTTCGCCCAGTCGATCAGACAGGACTCCTCCGGGGTATTGATAAACCGCGTCGAGGAAATCCTTGAAGGTGCCAAAGACGGCAATCAGGGCGATGGAGCCGCCCAGGGCTTCCAGGTACTTCGGGAGAAAACTGTTCCAAAGCTCTTCCCCAAAAGCGACCAGAAAAACGGCGACTGACAGGATGATGACGTTGCGTTCAATGGAAGACGATTTCCGCAGGCTCAGGGAATTCACCGGGTTCACTTCGGCACTCTTCCGGATGACGGAGGTTTCACTCGTCCCGGGGGGTGTCCCCCTTTAGAATTGTGCTTTTGTTTCAAGTATCCGTAAAGTCGGTTGAATAGCTGGAGCCCCGCTTCCAGCCGCTTGGAATCCTCTTTGATTGCCGCACAAAGCGACTGGATGACGAGGTTGAATCCTGCGGCTTCGGCTCGACCAAACTTCTCGTCTTTGAGATCGACGTCGTGGACGATTTCAGCGATCTCCGTGAGAGCCGAATCGGAGTGCAACTGAAATCGCTTGACGAAGGTCTCAAAAGTGCAATCGTCCCCGTGATGACTGAATTCCGCACCAAAGCAATCGAAGGGGACCGGGCCGCGGGGGATCCGGCCTTCTGCTGCAAAGATCATTTTAGCCTTCGGATCGATAAAACGGCGGATCAGCCAGGCCGACGCCAGGCGGTCAATATGCAGGTCACGGCGCGTCACCCAGGTCTTGCCCTGGAACTGATTCGGGGTGCAACGTTCGCTTGAGGGGGAAGTGGGGGAGGTCTCAGGGCTCGAGCTGCGCAGTGTTTGCAATCGCCGTCCGAGGCGGGCCACTTGCTTCTCCACGGCGCGGGCCCGGTTTGAGCGAAAGAAATCCACGCGCCGGATCCGCTCGAGCGACGACTTCAAATCTTCCCAGTCCGAAAGCAGTTTCTTCGTCCGTTGCGGGGAGAGGGGCGTCCGGTCGAGGATCGCGTCCAGTTTCCGCCCCAGGGTTCCCGACTGCTGCAATAGATCCGTGTAGTCAGCGTCCCGGGACGCCTGGAACCGCTTCCTGAGTTCCTGGTCTTCCTGTGGCCTCAAGGCTTTCGAAAGAAAAACCGACGCCTCGCCGCCGGCGTCGCGAATCTGCTGCGAGAGCCACTCGAAGTCTTCATGCTGGTCTCTGGAATAAGGAAGGACGTAGACCGAGTTGCGATGCAGCACCGCCCCCATCTTCTTCAGGGCGCGCCAGATCCTGACGCGCGCCTGCGACGGTTGCGGGGGAATCTGATGCACAAGAAAGAGCCAGCGCATAGTCAATTTGTGATGGCGTAACGATCGTTACATAGATTAACGAATGTTACATACCTTGTCAAGATCACCCGTCTTCGGGGAGTCGGTTCAAAAGTATTTGACACTCGCTGCCGACTTTTGCTACCTTGAAAAGGCATTGTGATCTTTCTCAGCGGTTTCAGGTACTCCGAAAG
Above is a genomic segment from Terriglobia bacterium containing:
- a CDS encoding ABC transporter permease, whose translation is MQWLRINIFTAWKALGRHKLRATLTLLGISIGIAAVIAMVSIGDGANRAVIQKLESMGTNMLFVEAGNRQIQGVRTAFNTMMFEDVVAVRNQCPSVALASPNVDFRAQVGFEDHNWNTQVNGVDLDYRLIRHWNVVKGDYFSESDISSAEKVAVLGQTIVDQLFPEGKNPVGETIRIRGNPYKVVGVLETKGSSVTGSDQDDNIIIPWTTAQRKMLGIRYIKDMYISVVSREQIGMAKDQITSLMRQRHHLRSDQPDDFSIRDYTEIAEMVNETNRIMTLLLATVASLALFIGGINTMNIMLVTVTERTREIGLRMAVGAHQSDVRLQFLIEAVTLTVVGGVIGVGLGIASSAVISNVLEWPTVISLIAILVGLSVSAFVGMVFGYYPAHKAATLDPIDALRYE
- a CDS encoding DUF1259 domain-containing protein; this encodes MATLLVLPPALSLAEGEATSWKKVEAVLGRTGTYSGGTVKFGFPRTDLKVTLGGVTLKPGLALGSWVAFTGTEDSATMMGDLVLLQGEIEGVVDRLEAGGVMISALHNHLLGETPHVMYMHYMAHGNAETLAKTLKAALATTATPLALGPHSDAVKKSTAQAIKFDGKKIEEILGRKGSESAGVLSFGFPRAETIRAHGEEIPPLMGTANFINIQDAPEGVATTGDFVLIASEVNPVIQALRSAGISVTALHNHMLDEDPRLFFLHFWGEGPAVRIAAGIRSALDHVNLKH
- a CDS encoding chromate resistance protein; this encodes MKWITRENVKVDRVACPWLIKRFIDPSAEFIFVQEAVILERSRDLEATPFDVPKNPGVKLNHRDGYCSFETILEEFHLKGNPALARLALIVHGADIPREMHAAPESAGLYAIANGFSKTCTSDEERLEKQFPVYDALYEFCKQ
- a CDS encoding MFS transporter codes for the protein MNPVNSLSLRKSSSIERNVIILSVAVFLVAFGEELWNSFLPKYLEALGGSIALIAVFGTFKDFLDAVYQYPGGVLSDRLGERQALTLFAGMAACGYVIYLLSSRPWMLFIGVLFVMSWSSLGSPAIFAAIGASLSSERRTLGFSWQSLLKRLPIVIAPVLGGLLIAREGMVRGVRTGLAVAVLMALFAMILQQRFYLQTPSSLSRPAGGMVLLFRSFSPVLKQLLFSDILARLAEGIAEIFIVIYAINIIGLNPKQFGLLVGVQMTTAIAGYLPAAALASRVGRKPLVFFTFICFALFPLMVAHARSFPQMFGAFVVGGLREFGEPARKAMIVNFADEQCRGRHVGLYYFIRNISVTPAAAVGGWLWHILSPNATFHAAFLCGVAGALFFLVSVHDKTQEVNA
- a CDS encoding chromate resistance protein codes for the protein MRWLFLVHQIPPQPSQARVRIWRALKKMGAVLHRNSVYVLPYSRDQHEDFEWLSQQIRDAGGEASVFLSKALRPQEDQELRKRFQASRDADYTDLLQQSGTLGRKLDAILDRTPLSPQRTKKLLSDWEDLKSSLERIRRVDFFRSNRARAVEKQVARLGRRLQTLRSSSPETSPTSPSSERCTPNQFQGKTWVTRRDLHIDRLASAWLIRRFIDPKAKMIFAAEGRIPRGPVPFDCFGAEFSHHGDDCTFETFVKRFQLHSDSALTEIAEIVHDVDLKDEKFGRAEAAGFNLVIQSLCAAIKEDSKRLEAGLQLFNRLYGYLKQKHNSKGGHPPGRVKPPSSGRVPK